The genome window CGAAGAAACCCCTTACCGAACATCAGACCGGCGTGACCGTGCGACTTTGTACGGTCATAATTGGCATTATCAGTGTGTCCCTGGTCTTTGTGGTCGAGCGGATGAGCTCCCATGTGTTGCAACTCGGCATCGCCATTGGCTCAGTGGTCCAAGGTCCTCTTCTTGGTCTATTTTCGATGGGTCTGCTGTGCCCAAGTATCAACTCAAAAGTGAGTTTCCCCTCCTCCATCAAAGCTGTTGGGATGAAAGTTAACAAATAATCATTTTGTTTAAGAGCGCCATCACGGGATCAATTTTCGCCTTCTTCTTCATGGGTTGGCTTAGTATTTCGGCCCAAATTGCCATTAACTCTGGGGAAATTCATCCCGAGGAAAAGCCAGTCAGCGTGGAAGGCTGCGATTATGAGTTCGACCGTTCCCTGCTGACACCTGCAAATGCCACTCTTCATATGGGAGAATCCGCGTAAGTTTGCGATATCCTTTATCGCCAAAATCTGTTCTGTTCGGTTCTCATCATAGAAGCCTAATCCCACAGGTCCCTTAGTTTCGCCGAGCAGTTATACCACATATCCTTCATGTTTTATACTCTAATGGGGGGAACATTGAGTGTGATTGTGGGCCATTTAGCTGGCTTCATATTTGGTCGCAATAAGCCCGGCGACGTGGAAGACGATTTGCTATCACCCTGCATACGCAGATTCCACAAGTCGAAATATTCCAGcgtaaatttaaatgaaaactcCTTAAGGAGTTCTGATGAGAAACCATAGAGCATTCTTTGACTTACCTATGTTTAATTTACTAATCCATTCAATTCTCTTATATTTTGATTCCTTTCCAAAAGGTACTTAAATGATTTAAAAGAAATACTTAATTGCCACTTAATTTTTTGACGCCCAgaagttaaaaaaaatgtaatgtaaATGTACCAGACCTTTCGTTTATGAATGTTAGCTATTCAATTACGTTCTTAAAAATAAAGCTTCAATGACTTACACTTCCTTAGCCTTAGTATTTTGGTTTGCCGTTAATAAGATTTGTCTTTAGATTTACGTTTTATGGGTTCTTGACAATTCATATGTGTAAGTGTTAAAAATTCGTTGCAAGTGCATTCGTTACTGTTTTGAATATAGTTTAAGCTGAGTAAATCCAATATGCAATTCGAGTAAACTTCTAGCCCACTTTATACCCGAAACATAGAGGCTCCGTCAAATCGAGCGCCACGTGCTGACTTTTGTGCACTTTTCCAGTAACTGGAATAAATATACATGTCATCACGCCAATCGTGTGCCTCGTCTGCATATTCTACACAGCAGCCGGCGGACTGAAGGCCGTTGTCTGGACAGATGTGATCCAAACCGTGATTATGGTGGGAGCCATTTTCTTCGTCATCATCAAGGGCACCGCCGATTTGGGCGGACTGGGCGTGGTTATTCAGCGGAATTTCGACACCGGACGCATGGAGTGGCCTGAGTGGGTGAAAACTGTTTACTAGGGCAGGTACCACACATGGCATGTAATCCTGCCAGGATGTGGGGTGCATGGGCTCGGCTCGCTGGTCTATATGCTATAATATGGTAAATTTTCGAAACAGATTGACGCTGGATCCAAAGGTGCGAATGTCCATGTTGGCAATGATGGTGGGCAACGTGGCACACAGCTCGTATAACCTCGGATGCAATCAGATCATCACCCAGCGATACCTGTCACTGCCCGGATTAAAGCAGATGGCCCAGTGCTCCTTCATCTTCATTACCGGACTGGTTGTTCTGATGGCCATCTGCATGTACAACGGCCTCCTGCTATCCGCAACCTACTACGACTGTGATCCATTGACCACGAAGGTGGGGATTTATTAGAAAACCATGCATATTGTTACTAATCCAGAAAGTTACTCACAGTTGGCGGTGGCCAAGGATCAATTGGTTCCCCTGCTCGTCGTGCAATCCATGAGCTCATTTCCCGGAGTTCCTGGCATGTTTGTGGCCGGAGTGTTTAGTGCCGCCCTCAGTTCTCTGTCCACGGGTATGAATTCTCTAGCCGCTGTTTTCCTAGAGGATTACATCAGGCCCTTGACGAGAAAGCCTCTTACGGAGCACCAAACTGCTGTTATCATGCGTGTTTGTACGGTTTTAATTGGAGTCATGAGTGTGTGCCTGGTTTTTGTTGTGGAGCAGATGGGCTCCCATGTAATGCAGCTTTCCATGACCGTGGGATCGGTGGCACAGGGTCCGCTGTTGGGTCTTTTCGTGATGGGCCTGCTGTGCCCAAGCATCAACTCAAAGGTATCAGTTCGAGACTATTTCTTTCTCTATAagtttgaaatatttaacaaatttcAGAGCGCCATAGTGGGATCCCTTTGCTCCTTCTTCTTCATGGGTTGGTTGTGCCTATCGGCGCAATTGGCCATCAATTCCGGCGAAATGCATTTCGAAAGCAAGCCAGTTAGCGTAGAAGGCTGTGACTATGAGTTTGATCGCGACCTGGTGACTCCTGCCAACGCGACCATTCCCTTGACTGAACCTGGGTAAGTTTTTCTGGATGTAAGTATATATATCGCTTAACTCCTAATGTTACTTCCACAGATCGCTAACTTTCGCCCAGGAGCTGTACCACGTCTCCTTTATGTTCTATAGTGTTATGGGAGCAGCGGTGGGTGTGATCACCGCCCACCTGGCCGGCTTCGTCTTTGGCCGCAATACGGCCGATGATGTGGATATTGAGTTGTTGTCACCTTGCATTCGCAGATTCCAAAAGAGCAGCTATTCCAGCGTTAAGCTGGACGAGAATACCTTGAAGAGTTTCAATGCGAAGACGTAGAAAGTAGTTCCATGCCATGTACttgcaaataaaatacgtTATTAAGCAGCACTTCAAGTTTTGTTTAGTTAAGTTAAGACTTTCCCTACCCAAGGCCTGTAAATACCCACTACCACTGCGCATTTTAGCATGAATACAAATTCTCTGTTaactttataattaatatgTAAATTCTAACCAACTAACTCATTTTGAACCCTTAGTACTTTCAATTGCGCTATGGCGCTGGCATACGCAACTTGGGCTCGGTTCTATTTATTGTGGGCACGGTGAGTgtaaaagcaattaaatgaagtaTATTCACATTTATTTGGTACACCCCACAGATGGTCTGGCTTCCTGTTGCGCTTTATGTACCGGCCATCACATACAATCAAGGTGAGTTTAATTTTCGATTAAgcataataattttcattaaCTTGCTGCTTATACATGCACTAAGGAAAATGGAAGTATACCAATACCATTTGAATATAACTACCTTTCTTTAGTTAAAATTCACGAAAATATAACTTAATCTAAGTTTGTTGAGGTGTATATCTTCCAAATATTAACATCTTTCAGTGACTGGCACTGGCATCCATGTAATTACGCCCATTGTGTGCACTATCTGCACTTTCTACACGTGTGTGGTGAggcttaattaaatttgcctaCCATTTTGTGGCCCATCTGGAAGACTTTCTTCATTCCAGGGCGGACTGAAGGCCGTCGTTTGGACAGATGTCATTCAGAGCTTTGTGATGTTTGGTTCCATTTTGGCGGTTTGCATCAAGGGCACCTTCGATGTGGGCGGACTGGGCGTGGTTCTGCAACGCAATGAAGAAGGCGGACGTCTTAATACACCGGAGTATGTCTACGAATGATTAATTTTCctaattgtattttttatatattaaacCGACAGATGGACTTGGGATCCCACGGTGAGATTGTCCATGCTGTCCGTGATTTTGGGCGGCACTCTGCATAAGATCCAGTCCTCGGATGTCAACCAAGTGTCCATTCAGCGATTCCTATCCCTCCCGAGCTATGAGCATGCCAAGCGATGTATGCTGGTCTTCACAGTGCTCCTCATCTTCCTACTCAGCTGCTGCAGTTACATGGGCCTGGTGTCCTATGCCGTCTATCACGACTGTGATCCGATAAGTACTaaggtaataaaaaaaatttttaaaacattttgtcAGTCCTTACTTTTGTGcttattaatattttctcACAATGTTTATGTTTCAGTTAGCGGCTGCCGTCGACCAACTGCCTTCTCTGCTAATGATGCGAACGCTGGGCTCTTTACCTGGATTACCAGGACTCTTTGTGTCTGGCGTTTTCAGCGCTGCCCTGAGCTCACTTTCCACGGGTCTCAACTCGCTGGCCTGTGTCATTACTCAGGATATCGTAAGACCCTTGCTGAAAAAACCAATGACCGAGCGCCAGACGGCTTTTTGGTTGCGGGCAATTGTCGTTGTTTGCGGACTTTGCTGCCTGGGAATGGTGAACGTTGTGGAGAAGCTGGGACAAGTGGTTCCACTGGCCACGAGCACAGCGGCGGTTTCGATGGGTCCTCTATTGGGCATTTATTGCATGGGCGTAGGTTTGCCCTGGGTTAAAGGAAAGGTGAGTTTTATGATTTCttacatttcatttatttaaaaatgtttaacacCTTTTCAGAGCGTTCTCCTGGGCAGTGTGGTATCCTTTTTGGTATTGTCCTGGATTTGTATCAAAGCGCAGTTGGGTCAAATGCATGGAGAGATTCGTTATCCCAAACTTCCCGTATCGGTGGATGGCTGTGACTATGATTTTGATAATCAAACAGTTCACGAAGCCATTCATGAGTACAGGTAAGTATGGGAAATCTTAGTGCAGCTAATTAATACATttgtattgtatattttagaCCTTCGGAGCGAAACATCTACCACTTATCATTCTTTTGGTATACGGCGTTGGGCGGGTTTATTTGCACTGTGGTTTCGGTGTTGGCTGGATTCGTTTTCGGTTGGGAGGATCTCAATAAAATGGATCCTGCCTTGATTACGCCCTGTATGCGGCGCTTTTTGCCCAATAAAAACTACGAGGCTGTTAATATGCAGGATCTCTTTAAGCGCAAGGACGAAATTGAGTCCCAAAAAGCTTCTTAAACTTTGTCAATAAAACATGTACTCTCTGTTCTGCAAATCTGCTTTTAAATCAGTTGTTTATGAATGTGTCCTAGCATGTTTCATTTAGTCAATGCATCCTGTAAATAACCATGCATCCTATAAAATTTCGTTCTTGTTTCTGTTTGATTTCGTTTATCTTAGTACTTCGAAAGACGTTTCGATCGACGAGTTCGGATCTTTGGTTCCTGCCTCTTTGTGGTGATGAATGTGAGTTAATTATGAAGAAAATATTGGtagattgttttaaaataataatatttatagatCTTGTGGCAACCcatttgcatatatgtacCGGCTCTGACACTAAATCAAGGTAATTATAATTCTTGGgatatcattttattttatttaacatatatatttgttgtcTAGTTTCCGGGATAAGTGTCAGCAAGATTGTACCCCTGACCAGTTTTATTTGCATTCTATACACCAGCGTGGTAAGTAATATCTCCAAGGAACTCCCATATTACAAAATTTGATTACTTACATCTTTTTTAGGGTGGAATTAAGGGTGTTGTGTGGACGGATGTCATTCAGGGCACCGTAATGATCGGATCTATGCTCATAGTCATCATAAAGGGCACTTTGGATTTGGGTGGCTTGAGCGTCGTTCTGGATCACAATCGTCAGTACGATCGCCTGGTGGGTCCAGAGTAAGTACTTCTCATATAgtacttaaatatatattttaattaaataattatttcactTTAGCATGACCTTTGATCCAACTGCAAGAATGGGCGTATTTGCCTTGTTTGTTGGTGGCGCCCTGTTTAAGTTGCAGGCAAATGGCATAAATCAGGCTATAGTCCAGCGTTACTTAACTTTGCCTAATAATAAGGACGTAAAGAAGGCTTTAGTTCTATCACTAATTGGCTTTATGTTCGTGATGTTAATGTGTGTTTATATTGGAATGCTGGCATTTGCTGAGTTCTATCATTGCGATCCCATTACAACAGgggtaaaataaatttaaatgccaatGAGCCGATTATATTACTAATTGATATTATCATTGCAGTTAGCTCGTGCCAAGGATCAAGTCATACCCCTCTATGTGGTCAAAAACGTTGGCCATATTCCCGGTCTGGTTGGACTATTTGTAGCTGGAGTGTTCAGTGCCGCCCTAAGTTCACTTTCTACGGCTCTGAACTCTCTTTCCGGAGTGATTCTAACGGACTTTGTGGAACCCTTTAGGAAGAAGCCGTTGAGCGAACGGCAAACCGCCTATTTGTTGAGAGGAGTGGTCATATCCTTCGGCCTGATCTCGATGGCCAGTGTACCGATTGTCCAGAGACTCGGCCTGGTCATGCAGCTATCCTCAACAGTGGCGGCCATAACTTGTGGTCCACTCCTTGGAGCCTTTAGCGTGGGCATGCTATTGCCATTTGTTAAGACAGAGGTTTGATTGAACTTAAATGAATTGAAGGGAAAATACTTAAGAAAATATGTATCTATATTTTTAGAGTCTTCTCACAGGAATCTCCTGCGCCTCTAGTTTTACAGCCTACATTGTGGTGCGGGCTCAAATTGCCATTTTCACAGGATCTCTCACTTTTCCAGCGAAACCAGTTTCCATAGAAGACTGTGACTACACCTTTGATCTCCCTGCGAATTGGAATGCCACAACCACGGCGTATGTACTTGTTCCTCTTGGTTTAATTGTATTGAACCTTTGTTTACCTGAATTATTTCTTTCTATACAGAACACCAAGTGAATCTACCAGTCACGGCATTCATGAGATCTCATTTTTGTGGTACACCGCAGTTGGTTCTGTGGGTACTGTACTTGGATCTCTGCTGGCCACTCTCTATTTTGGCCGACAAGATCCGCGAGTGGTGGATAAGGAACTTATCAGTCCTGTTCTGCGGAAATTCTGGTATGGAAAGTACGAAATTGTGGCCAGTGAAgagaaaaacaattttaatctTCACGAGTCGGAAACTCAGCTCAAATTGGAGCAGCCTGAAAAGGCGTAGggataataattatattttacatTAATCCCGTAAATACATTTACCGCCTTTGCAAAACCAAAACATTGTAGTTTCTTCTTAgttatataaatttgttttgtaCCTAATCTTAACCGAATGCTTAAGCTTGATTTTTTTTAGCTAACTCTTATAATCAGCCTTCAACTGGGTCTGTTCTATGATCAGCAATTCTTGACGAATCCTTACTTATACACACTCACTCTTTCAGTATTTTGAGAGACGTTTTAGCCGGCGAATGCGTTTGTTTGGAGCTAGCTTATTTGTTCTCAAGGCGGTAAGTACAAGTATataacacaaaaaaaactTACCTAATATGATTTTACTATCTTAGATTATTTGGCTTCCCATTGCCGTTTATGTGCCCGCTTTAACCTTTAATCAAGTGTCCGGAATAGGTATTCATACCATTACTCCAATAGTGGTCATCATCTGTACTTTCTACACCTGCGTGGGCGGAATTAAGGGCGTGGTCTACACGGATGTGGTTCAGAGCGTTATTATGTATGGATCCTTAATCGTGATCATGATTAAGGGAACATTGGATTTGGGAGGATTTGGAACTGTGTGGAGAATTAATCAGGAGGGCGGACGCCTAAATACCCCGGAGTAAGTGGAAattgagaaatattttaacATCCTCTAATGCATTTGCAAATGGCCTAGATGGAGTTTGGATCCCACAGTTCGACTGAGTGTTCTCTCTGTGTTCGTTGGTGGAACTTTCTTTAAGTTGCAAAGCACCTCGATCAATCAGGCCACAGTACAACGTTTTATGTCCTTGCCATCCCTGAAAGCCATCAAACAGACCCTCTTTACATTCTCCATTGGACTGGTACTGCTCTACATGGGATGCGTCTATGTGGGATTGGTGTGCTATGCCACCTATTACGATTGCGATCCTATGTCTACAGGAGTAAGTACATAGATTGTACTTTGGTTCGGCATTTCATAAGACAGTTTTCTTTTAGCTTGCAGGACGTCGGGACCAGCTGGTTCCCCTGCTAGTGATGCGGGTGCTGGGAGTTGTGCCTGGTCTGCCAGGACTCTTTGTCTCAGCTGTGTTTAGCGCTGCCTTGAGCTCGTTATCCACGCTTCTTAACTCTCTGGCCGCTGTTATCCTGGAGGACTTTGTTAAGCCGCGCATGGGAAAATCGATGAAGGAGAACCACGTGGCTCTGACCATGCGAGTGGTGGTGGTAACCTTTGGCATAAGCTCCATTTTTATGGTCTATGTGGTTGAGAAGCTGGGCATGGTACTGCAACTGTCGGCGACACTTCAGTCAAGTTTATATGGACCGATGTTGGGCATTTTCACGGTGGGAATGCTAATGCCATGGGTGGGCGAAAAGGTAAGAACACAACTTTAAATATtatgatatttatataatatatttttaattgcagtGCGTTTTCATAGGCAGCATTGCCTCCTTTTTGACCATGGCCTGGATAGCGGTTAATGCTCAAATTGCCAACATAACAGGATCCTTCCGACACACCAAGCTGCCCGTTTCCGTGGAAAAGTGTGACTATGATTTCGATATGAATCGTTACTTGAACTCCACTTCGGAATAGTAAGTACACTTGGGGTTTTCGATAACATATGTTATATTAATCAAACATCTTTTCTATCAGCGAACCTCACAGTGGATCTTCTATATATCACATGTCATTCCTGTTATACGCTATGTTGGGAGCCCTACTTACAATTATAACTTCAAACTTGGCTACTTTCGTGTACGGACGTCAGGATATCAAGAACGTTGATGAGAATCTTTTGGCTCCAGTTGTTCAGCGCTACTTGCGAAAAAACAATTACTATGAGAGCGTGGAGCTCAAGAAAGTTGAGGTACCAAAGCTCAGTGAAAGTTCCGATTAAGCGATTTAATGAGCATTGCGGTTGCTGTTACCATTGCTTAACAGTTTTGTTCCTATTGATAAGTATGAATTAGTTCATACATCAACATATTTCCTAATAATACGATggagtttttgtttgttccTAAAAGTTAAATAAGAGTTTAAGAGGCTTGTACATTGGTTGCTTAAAAagtgtaaataaataagaaaggTGCATTCtttttgattaattaaaaCAGTTGGTTTTTATTACAATTTTTACAATAAAATTGATGTCTCAATTTGCTTTGACTGCTAAGACTACCAATTGCAAAACACGAAAAAGATTCCCAATTCTTTGGATTCCTATATACGTGCAATGCAATTGGGTGTCTTAAGAGTTTTATGTTTCAGGGGCTGCATAAAAGACTACTTCTATTTGCCTTTATTCTGACCAGTTTTGCGGATTAACTTTTGCCGGGGAATTGGACAATTGCGGACGTAAGGTGGATAGGTCATGGCCGGAAGGCAGACAATATTATCCTGTCTGTGGTTAGAAGATCGAGATGAGCTGCTTCTAGAGTCCTTTGAGGCAAGCTGCTTCTGATTAAACCGCATAGGATTGGGGGAAGTACGGCCGGAAAGGTCTGGCATGCTGTAAGAAGTGGCTTGGCTTGGGAGATTAGGAGCAGTTGCATGCCTTGAAGACGACCGGGACAACTGATTGCTCCTGGCGTTAGACTCCTGATCCGTACTGGAATTGTACAAGTGGTAAACCAATGGCGCCTGCTGTTGGCACAATTGATGTTGCGGGGCTTTCGGCACTCGTTCCTTTGCCTCGCCACCAGTGCTTCTTTTTAAGAGCTCCACACTCGAACTTCTACTTTTACGAACCCGTGCATTTCGCACCTCCTTGCAAGCGCACATCCGCTTCCGTTCTCGTTCCAACTTCCGGTCCCTTTCCAGATCTTGCTCTTCCTTGCGCCGCTGTTTGTTCGCCTTCGCTTGATTGAGCGCTCTGTAGTGCACGGTTTGATTGTCGATGAGCATTTGGGTGACGAATTTGAATTGGTTCAAGCTCGCTTCACTCTGAGCGGCAATTTCTAAGGACGTAGGTGAAATTGTGAAATAGCTGTTTACTACGCTTTTAACATTATAATAATTGGGTTGtattcaataaaaataattagcTGAACTTACTGTTGGTGACATCGTGATAGATTTTATTGAGCATCGCCTCCTGATTCTGTAGGTCCTTCGACAGTCGTTCCATTTTGGCCACGGATTGCTCAAAGCTCTTGGACACCATTCGCTGCACAGCATCCTGTACCGATTCCAGGACATTGTCGTGAATAATGCTAAAGAAGTCGGCGAAGGATTCCTGCAGATCGCGATTGGGGTCGTTGCTGGGACTGGTGGTCATTTTATCGTCGCCACCAAGCTTGCGAGTGTCTTTTTCACTCGAACAAATCACGGGTGTTTCCCGGAATCCTACGCTCTTTGAGGACGAATCCTTGTCCCGCAAAGAGCTCGACTTGGATATATTCCGTTGGCGCTCCGTTCGATGGCGAGTCCTTCTCCTGCCGGCTGACGTCACTGAGGGAGAGGAATGCCGTACTACCTTTCTCTTCAAAACATCATAGCCCGACTGTCTGGCCGATTTCGTAAAGCAGTAATTTGGAAACATGACTTTTTTGACGAATTTTTAGGATGTAGATCGATTTAAAATTGGTGGCTCATGCTATTGTAATGAAATCTTTGCCTTCGCATTATGTGGACGTTAGCTCTTTTGATATTAAATAGCTTGGTTTTTTcagatatttattttgaaagaTAAATCCAAAATGGGATTGCTGGAAAACAATTGTTATTTTCTACctatttgcataatttattatacaaatatatttatttatttatcctCTTTCTGTACTTCTTTCACAAATTCAGCATTTTATATTATAGAATCCATGACAAATAAGAATGAATAGCAATCAATTaagcaaaaataaaccaaCCTAAGTAAATAATTTCCCACATATTTTTTTCGCAGGTCTTTGGAATTGTTTACTCACTCGCTAAtagcatttcaattaaaagttattaaataaattgcaaaatcATAATTGCAAAAATTTTGCAACTGTCCGCCGTCCGAAGTAAGCTTCTTAATGGATTTTTCCTCCTCCGTCGAGTCCAATGAGGCGGATGGCCGACAGGGAAAAGTATTCGTGCAAAAGGACctgaaatgaatttatttgccaaCCATGCCATTAAGTAACCATAGTTTCCATCTGCTCGCCCAACCGATTAAATATCAGTCAGGAAGTGGAGCAAGTAAATTCGCAAGGGTTGATGCGTCTCATGAATTTAACCAGCCTCAAAACAAACATAAACAGAATGAATATCCCGAGTTGGCATGGTaaatttgccatttgccatttgccgaCAATAAGAGTAAAGCACATAACCTTTGGCTGTTTGCAGAGCCCACAGCAACCAATATGTTTTCATTGTCTGCCCGGTTTGTCGCTCAATTTATTTGTGATGTTGACTTTTCAACAGTGACGTCAGTGGAGGCCACAAACAATACCACATCATCGCAACAATTATAAATGGTGTGGGGGCGAAAAATCGTCCTTGTGCCCATTGTTCAGTGGGGCGAACTGAAAAGAAGATTTTCCAGCGCGTGCCAggaaaatgaatgaaaatgcGGGACATTCTTGAAGTCGTTGCCTTTATTCTGCTTTCACACATAAttatgaaataaatattagctTAAACCAAATTGACTACAACGTTATTAACTCTTATGGTCTACTTATGCTTAATGGGTTTTGGTTTAAGATGCTTGGGCATGTTTATCCACCATTACGGGTGGCTATATACACGGATGAGTTGGAATTTAAATGGCCTTAGTAGCTAGTTAGGACTggaaagaaatgcattttaaatttctaatAAATGGCCGCGATTCACACACAAGTAAAATCAGTCTGTTAAAGAGAGTATAACTAAACCGAGCTAATAATGGATTGAAACCTAGATTCTTAGTTATGTCATAAATATCTTAATAGTTTTTCAAAGACATGAAAAAATTTACCATATTCTTAAATGACTTTCTCCAGtttaaaattgattgcaaGAATGGCCTAATTAAATGTTTCAGGTAAGTTTTGTGGATATATAAAACCTTTGTATCAATGTTATCCAGAAAGTCAAATTATACTGGGTGTTTTAGTTAAAAGTTAATAGAAACTGAAAATCTTGAAAAGATTCAGTGACCACTGTTGACACTttagatttttaatttaagaattaattaaaagccGTATAAATGGTTTCTTAATTATAGATTGCGAAGTACAAATAGGTTTGAAATTCGTAGCGTAGACTTGGCGTACTTACGACTAGAGACATACATTTGGCTTAACCCATGCTTGGTACAACTATCGAACTTATTGTCTAAGCCTCTGGTGCATTCACAGGATGTCCTTGTTCCCATTTAGAGGAACTCCGCGTCGCTAAAGGACGTGGGACCATGAATCGAGAACGCGGATCTTTTCCGGCTGGTGTGGGCCAGCTATCATACCTCCGACATGGCTGGCACGGTTACCACCTTGGTGGGACGTTCGCATATGACCACACGTGCGTTGGTCTTGTTGGTGGACCTTCGGGAAACCGTCAACGAAGTGGTCAATGTCCTCATCGAATCGCAGCTATTGTGGAGCCGACGACCAACCGTGTGGCAGCGGTTCTGCTGCGAGTTGTTGCGGTATGATTTGCAGCAGCAGGTGAACCACTTAAAGGGCGGAAAGCGActggaaataaaataaata of Drosophila mauritiana strain mau12 chromosome 3R, ASM438214v1, whole genome shotgun sequence contains these proteins:
- the LOC117144302 gene encoding sodium-coupled monocarboxylate transporter 1 isoform X2, which codes for MSTTADPVAQGVNSPVVDVVAKTTTTVANAIAKTVAVISSTVSTSSTTGATSTIPTSSSSTPTTSTTFAYTPTPTPIQSTSPSLEDGAEKLSVKDLSQALQHFGIVDYLVFIAMLAVCAVIGFYFGFIEKKQKKQKLPGKDGGGAAGVEERRGSEALDYLVGGRQMKVFPVALSLVASFVSGISLLGTSTEIYVYGTQYAFILVTLAISGAISWYIFLPVFCNLQLTSTYEYFEMRFNKSVRLLGSAFFTGANLIWLPIVIYVPALAFNQVTGINIHVITPIVCLVCIFYTAAGGLKAVVWTDVIQTVIMVGAIFFVIIKGTADLGGLGVVIQRNFDTGRMEWPELTLDPKVRMSMLAMMVGNVAHSSYNLGCNQIITQRYLSLPGLKQMAQCSFIFITGLVVLMAICMYNGLLLSATYYDCDPLTTKLAVAKDQLVPLLVVQSMSSFPGVPGMFVAGVFSAALSSLSTGMNSLAAVFLEDYIRPLTRKPLTEHQTAVIMRVCTVLIGVMSVCLVFVVEQMGSHVMQLSMTVGSVAQGPLLGLFVMGLLCPSINSKSAIVGSLCSFFFMGWLCLSAQLAINSGEMHFESKPVSVEGCDYEFDRDLVTPANATIPLTEPGSLTFAQELYHVSFMFYSVMGAAVGVITAHLAGFVFGRNTADDVDIELLSPCIRRFQKSSYSSVKLDENTLKSFNAKT
- the LOC117144302 gene encoding sodium-coupled monocarboxylate transporter 1 isoform X4: MSTTADPVAQGVNSPVVDVVAKTTTTVANAIAKTVAVISSTVSTSSTTGATSTIPTSSSSTPTTSTTFAYTPTPTPIQSTSPSLEDGAEKLSVKDLSQALQHFGIVDYLVFIAMLAVCAVIGFYFGFIEKKQKKQKLPGKDGGGAAGVEERRGSEALDYLVGGRQMKVFPVALSLVASFVSGISLLGTSTEIYVYGTQYAFILVTLAISGAISWYIFLPVFCNLQLTSTYEYFQLRYGAGIRNLGSVLFIVGTMVWLPVALYVPAITYNQVTGTGIHVITPIVCTICTFYTCVGGLKAVVWTDVIQSFVMFGSILAVCIKGTFDVGGLGVVLQRNEEGGRLNTPEWTWDPTVRLSMLSVILGGTLHKIQSSDVNQVSIQRFLSLPSYEHAKRCMLVFTVLLIFLLSCCSYMGLVSYAVYHDCDPISTKLAAAVDQLPSLLMMRTLGSLPGLPGLFVSGVFSAALSSLSTGLNSLACVITQDIVRPLLKKPMTERQTAFWLRAIVVVCGLCCLGMVNVVEKLGQVVPLATSTAAVSMGPLLGIYCMGVGLPWVKGKSVLLGSVVSFLVLSWICIKAQLGQMHGEIRYPKLPVSVDGCDYDFDNQTVHEAIHEYRPSERNIYHLSFFWYTALGGFICTVVSVLAGFVFGWEDLNKMDPALITPCMRRFLPNKNYEAVNMQDLFKRKDEIESQKAS
- the LOC117144302 gene encoding sodium-coupled monocarboxylate transporter 1 isoform X1, whose amino-acid sequence is MSTTADPVAQGVNSPVVDVVAKTTTTVANAIAKTVAVISSTVSTSSTTGATSTIPTSSSSTPTTSTTFAYTPTPTPIQSTSPSLEDGAEKLSVKDLSQALQHFGIVDYLVFIAMLAVCAVIGFYFGFIEKKQKKQKLPGKDGGGAAGVEERRGSEALDYLVGGRQMKVFPVALSLVASFVSGISLLGTSTEIYVYGTQYAFILVTLAISGAISWYIFLPVFCNLQLTSTYEYFERRFDRRVRIFGSCLFVVMNILWQPICIYVPALTLNQVSGISVSKIVPLTSFICILYTSVGGIKGVVWTDVIQGTVMIGSMLIVIIKGTLDLGGLSVVLDHNRQYDRLVGPDMTFDPTARMGVFALFVGGALFKLQANGINQAIVQRYLTLPNNKDVKKALVLSLIGFMFVMLMCVYIGMLAFAEFYHCDPITTGLARAKDQVIPLYVVKNVGHIPGLVGLFVAGVFSAALSSLSTALNSLSGVILTDFVEPFRKKPLSERQTAYLLRGVVISFGLISMASVPIVQRLGLVMQLSSTVAAITCGPLLGAFSVGMLLPFVKTESLLTGISCASSFTAYIVVRAQIAIFTGSLTFPAKPVSIEDCDYTFDLPANWNATTTATPSESTSHGIHEISFLWYTAVGSVGTVLGSLLATLYFGRQDPRVVDKELISPVLRKFWYGKYEIVASEEKNNFNLHESETQLKLEQPEKA
- the LOC117144304 gene encoding sodium-coupled monocarboxylate transporter 2-like; translated protein: MRLFGASLFVLKAIIWLPIAVYVPALTFNQVSGIGIHTITPIVVIICTFYTCVGGIKGVVYTDVVQSVIMYGSLIVIMIKGTLDLGGFGTVWRINQEGGRLNTPEWSLDPTVRLSVLSVFVGGTFFKLQSTSINQATVQRFMSLPSLKAIKQTLFTFSIGLVLLYMGCVYVGLVCYATYYDCDPMSTGLAGRRDQLVPLLVMRVLGVVPGLPGLFVSAVFSAALSSLSTLLNSLAAVILEDFVKPRMGKSMKENHVALTMRVVVVTFGISSIFMVYVVEKLGMVLQLSATLQSSLYGPMLGIFTVGMLMPWVGEKCVFIGSIASFLTMAWIAVNAQIANITGSFRHTKLPVSVEKCDYDFDMNRYLNSTSEYEPHSGSSIYHMSFLLYAMLGALLTIITSNLATFVYGRQDIKNVDENLLAPVVQRYLRKNNYYESVELKKVEVPKLSESSD
- the LOC117144306 gene encoding uncharacterized protein LOC117144306, giving the protein MFPNYCFTKSARQSGYDVLKRKVVRHSSPSVTSAGRRRTRHRTERQRNISKSSSLRDKDSSSKSVGFRETPVICSSEKDTRKLGGDDKMTTSPSNDPNRDLQESFADFFSIIHDNVLESVQDAVQRMVSKSFEQSVAKMERLSKDLQNQEAMLNKIYHDVTNKIAAQSEASLNQFKFVTQMLIDNQTVHYRALNQAKANKQRRKEEQDLERDRKLERERKRMCACKEVRNARVRKSRSSSVELLKRSTGGEAKERVPKAPQHQLCQQQAPLVYHLYNSSTDQESNARSNQLSRSSSRHATAPNLPSQATSYSMPDLSGRTSPNPMRFNQKQLASKDSRSSSSRSSNHRQDNIVCLPAMTYPPYVRNCPIPRQKLIRKTGQNKGK